A single region of the Malaclemys terrapin pileata isolate rMalTer1 chromosome 2, rMalTer1.hap1, whole genome shotgun sequence genome encodes:
- the LOC128833062 gene encoding myb/SANT-like DNA-binding domain-containing protein 2 codes for MESQDRKRAPSWTEREVWDLLAIWGDESVLAELCSSKRNGKILEKVSKAMKDRGHNRDAQQCRVKIKELRQAYHKAREANGRSGAEPQTCCFYAELHAMLGGAATTTPTVCFDSINGESCNREVGSGYKEDEDEDNEDISQQGSGETGFPNSQDMFITLDLEPVTPELAQGVLPDPEGTQGTSAANVSPSQRLAKIRRRKRRTRDDMFSELQMSSHAERAQQNVWRQSMTDYRKAQYE; via the exons atggagtcccaggatcgcaaaagagccccatcatggaccgaacgggaggtatgggatctgctcgccatatggggagatgaatcagtgctagctgaactctgtagcagtaaacgaaatggcaaaatattagaaaaggtctccaaggccatgaaggacagaggccataacagggacgcacagcagtgccgcgtgaaaattaaggagctaaggcaagcctaccacaaagccagagaggcaaacggaaggtccggggcagagccgcaaacatgctgcttctacgcggagctgcatgcaatgctagggggtgcagccaccactaccccaaccgtgtgctttgactccatcaatggggaatcatgcaacagggaagtgggttcggggtacaaggaagatgaggatgaagacaatgaagatatctcacagcaaggaagcggagaaactggtttccccaacagccaggatatgtttatcaccctggacctggaaccagtaacccccgaactcgcccaaggcgtgctcccagaccctgagggcacacaagggacctctg ctgcaaatgtttctccttcgcagaggctagcgaagattagaaggagaaaacggcggactcgggatgatatgttctcggagctccagatgtcctctcacgctgaaagagcacagcagaatgtgtggaggcagtcaatgactgactacagaaaagcacaatatgaatga